A DNA window from Zonotrichia albicollis isolate bZonAlb1 chromosome 2, bZonAlb1.hap1, whole genome shotgun sequence contains the following coding sequences:
- the HMGB1 gene encoding high mobility group protein B1, whose translation MGKGDPKKPRGKMSSYAFFVQTCREEHKKKHPDASVNFSEFSKKCSERWKTMSSKEKGKFEDMAKADKLRYEKEMKNYVPPKGETKKKFKDPNAPKRPPSAFFLFCSEFRPKIKGEHPGLSIGDVAKKLGEMWNNTAADDKQPYEKKAAKLKEKYEKDIAAYRAKGKVDGGKKVVAKAEKSKKKKEEEEDEDEDEEDEDDEEEEEEEDEDDDDDE comes from the exons atgGGTAAAGGTGATCCTAAGAAGCCGAGAGGTAAAATGTCTTCATACGCCTTCTTTGTGCAAACCTGTCGGGAGGAGCACAAGAAGAAACATCCAGATGCATCAGTGAACTTCTCAGAGTTCTCAAAAAAATGCTCAGAACGATGGAAG ACTATGTCTTCTAAGGAGAAAGGGAAGTTTGAAGATATGGCAAAGGCTGACAAGCTTCGttatgaaaaagaaatgaaaaactaTGTACCACCTAAGggggaaacaaaaaagaagTTCAAGGATCCAAATGCACCGAAGAGGCCTCC TTCggcttttttcttgttttgctcTGAGTTTCGTCCAAAAATCAAAGGAGAACATCCCGGTCTGTCCATTGGAGATGTGGCAAAGAAGCTGGGAGAGATGTGGAACAACACCGCCGCAGACGATAAACAGCCTTACGAAAAGAAGGCTGCTAAGCTGAAGGAGAAATACGAAAAG GATATCGCTGCATACCGGGCCAAAGGGAAGGTTGATGGAGGCAAGAAAGTAGTTGCCAAGGCTGAGAAgagcaagaagaagaaggaagaggaggaggatgaggacgAAGATGAagaggatgaagatgatgaagaggaggaagaagaggaggacgaagatgatgatgatgatgaataA